A genomic segment from Gilvibacter sp. SZ-19 encodes:
- a CDS encoding NADP-dependent isocitrate dehydrogenase has product MTDTPKIIYTKTDEAPALATYSLLPIIQAFAGPAGLSLETRDISLAGRILATFPDYLTEEQRISDALAELGELVKKPEANIIKLPNISASVPQLKAAIKELQSKGFALPNYPEEPQNEEESKIKARYDKIKGSAVNPVLREGNSDRRAPKAVKNYAKKNPHRMGAWSADSRTHVATMDAGDFRHNEQSVTAAAAGALDIVLETASGETKVLKAGVAVQEGEIVDATVMEKAALLEFLKKEIQAAKDEDILLSLHMKATMMKVSDPIIFGHAVRVYFADLFEKHAAALEAVGFEENNGFGDLIAKLDKLPADQKAAVEATIEQCLNDGASLSMVNSDKGITNLHVPSDVIIDASMPAMIRNSGQLWDKNGDTQDTKAIIPDSSYAGLYQTTIDFCKANGAFDPTTMGTVPNVGLMAQKAEEYGSHDKTFEIKDTGIVKVIDQNGETLMQHSVHPGDIWRMCMVKDAPVRDWVKLAVSRARATGVPAVFWLDETRAHDAQLIKKVQTYLKDHDTSGLEIEILDVVGATQYTLERVKAGKDTISVTGNVLRDYLTDLFPILELGTSAKMLSIVPLMNGGGLFETGAGGSAPKHVQQFNEEGHLRWDSLGEFLALAVSMEHLGNTYNNPRALLMGETLDEATEKLLENKKGPSRKVNEIDNRGSHFYLAMYWAEALSKQDKDAELKEKFATIYADMAAAEGQIMDELNAAQGSPVDIDGYYFPDEALASAQMRPSTTLNGILARI; this is encoded by the coding sequence ATGACTGACACGCCTAAGATTATTTACACCAAGACAGACGAAGCGCCAGCACTGGCTACCTATTCCCTACTTCCAATCATTCAAGCCTTTGCAGGACCTGCAGGTTTAAGTCTAGAAACAAGAGACATCTCTTTAGCCGGACGTATCCTGGCAACTTTTCCAGATTACCTAACAGAGGAGCAACGCATCTCCGACGCTTTGGCCGAACTGGGCGAGCTAGTTAAAAAACCAGAAGCCAACATTATCAAGTTACCAAACATCTCGGCTTCGGTACCTCAGCTAAAAGCAGCCATTAAAGAATTACAAAGTAAAGGATTTGCTTTGCCTAATTACCCAGAAGAACCTCAGAACGAGGAGGAGTCTAAAATAAAGGCGCGCTATGACAAGATCAAAGGAAGCGCAGTAAACCCTGTACTTCGCGAAGGAAACTCAGACAGACGTGCTCCCAAGGCTGTTAAGAATTACGCCAAGAAAAACCCTCATCGTATGGGTGCTTGGAGTGCAGATTCTAGAACGCATGTTGCAACTATGGATGCTGGCGATTTTAGACACAACGAGCAATCGGTAACTGCGGCAGCAGCTGGAGCTTTGGATATAGTTTTAGAAACTGCATCCGGAGAGACCAAAGTACTCAAAGCAGGAGTTGCTGTACAAGAAGGCGAGATCGTAGACGCTACAGTAATGGAAAAGGCAGCGCTGTTGGAGTTTCTCAAAAAAGAGATCCAAGCCGCCAAAGACGAAGATATTTTGCTTTCGCTACATATGAAAGCGACCATGATGAAGGTCTCTGACCCTATCATCTTTGGTCATGCTGTACGCGTGTATTTTGCAGACCTATTCGAAAAGCACGCAGCCGCTCTAGAGGCAGTAGGTTTTGAAGAGAATAACGGATTTGGTGATTTGATCGCCAAATTGGATAAACTCCCAGCAGATCAAAAAGCAGCTGTAGAGGCCACTATTGAGCAATGTCTTAATGACGGAGCATCGCTTTCTATGGTAAATTCAGACAAGGGAATTACCAACTTACACGTACCAAGTGATGTGATCATCGATGCTTCTATGCCGGCAATGATCAGAAATTCAGGACAATTGTGGGATAAGAATGGTGATACACAAGACACCAAAGCCATCATTCCAGATAGCAGTTATGCCGGGCTGTATCAGACTACAATAGATTTCTGTAAAGCCAACGGCGCCTTTGACCCAACCACTATGGGAACAGTCCCTAATGTCGGATTAATGGCACAAAAGGCAGAAGAATACGGATCGCACGACAAGACCTTTGAGATCAAGGATACCGGAATCGTAAAGGTGATCGATCAGAACGGAGAAACTTTGATGCAACACAGTGTTCACCCTGGTGACATCTGGCGTATGTGTATGGTAAAAGACGCCCCAGTTCGCGATTGGGTTAAACTAGCAGTTAGCCGTGCAAGAGCCACAGGGGTTCCAGCTGTATTCTGGTTGGACGAGACTCGAGCTCATGACGCACAGCTTATCAAAAAGGTACAAACCTATCTAAAAGATCACGATACCTCAGGATTAGAGATTGAGATCCTTGATGTAGTTGGTGCCACCCAATATACCCTAGAGCGTGTAAAAGCAGGAAAGGATACCATTTCTGTGACCGGAAACGTACTGCGCGACTATCTAACAGACCTCTTCCCTATTTTAGAATTGGGAACCAGTGCCAAGATGCTCTCCATTGTTCCTTTAATGAATGGCGGAGGATTGTTTGAAACTGGAGCTGGTGGATCTGCTCCGAAGCACGTACAACAATTCAACGAAGAAGGACACCTGCGTTGGGATTCCTTAGGAGAATTCTTAGCCCTCGCAGTTTCTATGGAACACCTGGGTAACACTTACAACAACCCGAGAGCTTTGTTGATGGGGGAAACCTTAGACGAGGCTACCGAAAAATTGTTGGAGAACAAGAAAGGACCTTCTCGCAAAGTCAACGAGATCGACAACCGAGGCAGCCATTTCTATTTGGCTATGTATTGGGCAGAGGCCTTGAGCAAGCAAGACAAAGATGCTGAACTCAAAGAAAAGTTCGCTACTATCTATGCAGACATGGCGGCTGCAGAGGGGCAGATCATGGACGAGCTGAATGCTGCGCAAGGAAGTCCTGTCGATATAGACGGCTACTACTTCCCAGACGAGGCTCTTGCTAGCGCACAAATGCGACCAAGCACAACCTTAAACGGTATTTTAGCACGTATTTAA
- the rplS gene encoding 50S ribosomal protein L19: MESLIKFVQDEFVTKKEFPEFSAGDTITAYYEIREGEKTRTQFFKGVVIQLKGTGASQTFTIRKMSGTVGVERIFPVNMPALQKIEVNRRGSVRRKRIYYFRELTGKKARIKERRM; this comes from the coding sequence ATGGAATCTTTAATCAAATTTGTACAAGACGAGTTCGTAACTAAAAAGGAATTCCCAGAATTCAGCGCTGGTGACACGATCACCGCATACTACGAAATTCGCGAAGGTGAAAAAACACGTACCCAGTTCTTTAAAGGCGTTGTTATTCAACTAAAAGGTACAGGTGCTTCTCAGACCTTTACCATTAGAAAAATGTCTGGAACTGTTGGTGTAGAAAGAATTTTCCCAGTAAACATGCCAGCTCTTCAGAAGATCGAAGTTAACCGTAGAGGTAGCGTTCGTAGAAAACGTATCTACTACTTCAGAGAACTTACTGGAAAGAAAGCACGTATCAAGGAAAGAAGAATGTAA
- the trmD gene encoding tRNA (guanosine(37)-N1)-methyltransferase TrmD, with product MRIDIITVLPELIKSPFEASILKRATEKGLVEVHFHNLRDYASNKYKQIDDYQFGGGAGMVMMIEPIDKCISKLKAERDYDEIIYLTPDGQRLNQGIANNLSLKKNLMMLCGHYKGVDQRVRDQFITMEISIGDYVLSGGELGAAVLSDAIIRLLPGVLNDETSALTDSFQDDLLAPPVYTRPADYKGWKVPEILLSGHTKKIDQWREEQAHQRTADRRPDLLAPNSDEN from the coding sequence ATGCGCATCGATATCATAACCGTATTGCCGGAACTCATTAAAAGTCCGTTCGAAGCCTCTATACTTAAACGAGCTACGGAGAAAGGCCTAGTAGAGGTACATTTTCACAATCTTCGAGATTACGCCTCTAACAAATACAAACAAATTGACGATTATCAATTTGGCGGAGGAGCCGGAATGGTTATGATGATAGAACCCATAGACAAGTGTATCTCTAAACTAAAAGCAGAACGCGACTACGACGAGATCATCTACCTCACTCCAGACGGGCAGCGCCTTAATCAAGGCATAGCCAATAATTTGTCCTTAAAAAAGAATTTAATGATGCTCTGCGGACATTATAAAGGAGTGGATCAACGGGTGCGGGACCAGTTTATCACTATGGAGATCTCTATAGGAGACTATGTACTCAGTGGCGGGGAACTCGGTGCTGCCGTACTTAGCGATGCTATCATCAGATTGCTGCCAGGGGTTCTTAACGACGAGACCAGCGCCCTTACAGACTCTTTTCAAGACGATCTACTAGCTCCACCTGTATATACCCGCCCGGCAGATTACAAAGGTTGGAAGGTGCCGGAAATACTCTTAAGCGGTCATACCAAAAAGATCGATCAGTGGCGAGAAGAGCAGGCGCATCAGCGTACAGCAGACAGAAGACCAGATCTTTTGGCTCCAAATTCCGATGAAAATTAA
- a CDS encoding tetratricopeptide repeat protein produces the protein MDHLTKLEEMLDQANLDIKNGQYEAASNKLEKIIDIDPDFGKAYNHLGYLYEVKFKDYDKGETLYKLALEKSPLYPSVYYNYAVCLSTLGKFDALKELLDTALTIPGITKATIYNEYGIMYEQQGEITKAIDHYKMAAQLTLSNDVLNRTKNSIERCKMKLDL, from the coding sequence ATGGACCATTTGACAAAACTGGAGGAAATGCTCGACCAGGCCAATCTGGATATAAAGAACGGGCAGTATGAAGCGGCATCCAATAAACTGGAGAAGATTATCGATATCGATCCAGATTTTGGCAAAGCCTACAATCATCTGGGCTATCTGTACGAAGTGAAGTTCAAAGACTACGATAAGGGAGAAACCCTATACAAACTAGCCTTAGAGAAAAGTCCATTATATCCGAGTGTCTATTACAATTATGCTGTTTGCCTGTCAACTCTGGGTAAATTCGACGCATTGAAAGAACTGCTCGACACAGCCCTTACCATTCCCGGGATCACTAAGGCGACCATATATAATGAGTACGGGATCATGTACGAACAACAAGGCGAGATCACCAAGGCCATAGATCATTACAAGATGGCCGCGCAGTTGACACTTTCTAACGATGTGCTCAACAGGACCAAGAATTCCATTGAACGCTGTAAAATGAAACTCGATCTGTAA
- a CDS encoding GNAT family N-acetyltransferase, translating to MTTLRATQEHLQALTPLFNAYRVFYKQEADLDAARAFLQERFNKKDSVIFMALDDSDNALGFTQLYPSFSSVAMKRVFVLNDLFVTPDARGKQVGTALLERAKQHARQENARGLVLETGADNPAQYLYERNGWTKDPALHYFWEV from the coding sequence ATGACCACCTTAAGAGCCACCCAGGAACATCTCCAAGCTTTGACTCCCTTATTCAATGCATATCGGGTGTTTTACAAGCAAGAAGCAGATCTGGATGCAGCTAGGGCGTTTTTACAAGAGCGCTTCAATAAAAAAGACAGTGTCATATTTATGGCCTTGGACGATAGCGATAATGCTCTTGGCTTTACGCAACTCTATCCAAGTTTTTCTTCGGTTGCCATGAAACGAGTTTTTGTACTTAACGATCTTTTTGTCACTCCCGATGCCAGAGGAAAACAAGTAGGCACTGCACTCTTAGAGCGGGCCAAGCAGCACGCGCGTCAAGAAAACGCCAGAGGTTTGGTCTTGGAAACCGGAGCGGACAATCCGGCGCAATATCTCTACGAAAGAAACGGCTGGACCAAAGACCCTGCACTTCACTATTTCTGGGAGGTTTAA
- a CDS encoding Gfo/Idh/MocA family protein, translating to MKRRTFIKQTAAASAAFTIVPSFVLGKTHVPPSDTLYLAGIGVGGRGGGVVRELAATGKVKFVALCDVDDNRAAASFEAHPNAKRYRDYRKLYDAHLSEIDGIMVGTPDHTHACIALPFMKAKKHAYVEKPLTHNIREARMMAEVAAQQGIVTQMGNQGASGDGIRLAQEIIDAGLIGQVQKVDCWTNRPVWPQGFKRFSESQPIPETFDWDLWLGPAAMRPYNEGYHPFKWRGFWDFGTGAMGDMGCHIMETPFKTLGLRFPYEAEASCTTVWIDDFVEADYPAACPPSSVVRLRFKTDKHGDIGLNWYDGGIMPDLPTELGDGELPGDTGGGSIFHGTEGIMVTGTYSANPRLLPAERMSDFTPPPQTIKRVTAGHAGEWVEACLNGGETSSPFSYGGPLTEAVLMGNLAIKAFQYKQLKEGKKVGDWAPYNYPGRKTILWDGDAMKVTNYDKANDWVRRNYREGFEV from the coding sequence ATGAAGCGCAGAACATTTATCAAGCAGACCGCAGCGGCTTCCGCAGCATTTACCATAGTCCCGAGTTTTGTACTGGGAAAAACCCATGTGCCACCTAGCGATACTTTATATCTGGCAGGGATAGGTGTAGGCGGTCGTGGTGGTGGCGTAGTTCGCGAATTGGCTGCTACTGGCAAGGTGAAGTTCGTGGCGCTCTGCGATGTGGACGACAACCGCGCGGCAGCTAGTTTCGAGGCGCATCCCAATGCCAAGCGTTATCGCGATTATAGAAAGTTATACGACGCTCACCTCAGTGAGATAGATGGCATCATGGTTGGTACACCAGACCATACGCATGCTTGTATTGCGTTGCCTTTTATGAAGGCCAAGAAACACGCTTATGTTGAAAAGCCACTTACACACAACATTCGTGAAGCTCGAATGATGGCAGAGGTAGCGGCTCAGCAAGGAATTGTTACCCAGATGGGGAACCAAGGAGCTTCTGGCGATGGAATTCGGTTGGCCCAAGAGATCATAGATGCAGGCCTTATCGGACAGGTACAAAAAGTGGACTGTTGGACCAACAGACCCGTATGGCCGCAAGGCTTCAAACGCTTTTCAGAATCCCAGCCTATTCCGGAGACCTTTGACTGGGATCTATGGTTGGGCCCAGCTGCCATGCGTCCGTATAATGAAGGCTACCATCCTTTTAAATGGCGTGGTTTCTGGGACTTTGGAACTGGCGCCATGGGTGATATGGGCTGTCATATTATGGAGACTCCTTTTAAAACCTTAGGACTCAGGTTTCCTTATGAGGCCGAAGCTAGTTGTACTACGGTGTGGATAGACGATTTTGTCGAAGCCGATTATCCCGCGGCTTGCCCGCCCTCTTCTGTGGTGCGTTTGCGATTTAAAACAGATAAACACGGCGACATTGGACTCAATTGGTACGATGGAGGAATCATGCCTGACCTCCCAACTGAACTGGGTGATGGCGAATTACCTGGAGACACCGGAGGTGGAAGTATATTTCACGGAACTGAGGGGATCATGGTCACTGGTACCTATTCTGCCAATCCGAGATTATTGCCTGCTGAGCGTATGTCCGATTTTACTCCTCCGCCGCAAACCATTAAGCGTGTAACCGCTGGTCATGCCGGAGAGTGGGTAGAGGCCTGCTTAAACGGTGGTGAGACCTCTTCTCCTTTTTCTTACGGAGGGCCATTAACAGAAGCAGTGCTTATGGGGAACCTCGCTATAAAAGCTTTCCAATACAAACAGTTAAAAGAAGGAAAAAAGGTGGGCGACTGGGCTCCTTATAATTATCCGGGGCGTAAGACCATCTTATGGGATGGCGATGCCATGAAGGTGACCAATTACGATAAGGCAAACGACTGGGTCCGCAGAAACTACCGCGAAGGCTTTGAAGTATAA
- a CDS encoding glyceraldehyde-3-phosphate dehydrogenase — MSFEATYEKELSFQTDRRKATVEFIKIVSDLWYDKNIELVLFRNPLIDQSVSEILRLHEYAGAFVGKPISIFDSVEIAQAIKNMNLPAAKLDIGKLTYEYHMEDGTTRNAPAFVHNKLKDAKNGHSIEPKDVVLYGFGRIGRLLARILMSRTGDGSQLRLRAIVTRGAVDRTVLEKRASLLQYDSVHGDFPGTVQIDEANNALVINGTTVHMISANGPEEIDYTAYGIKDALVMDNTGAFRDDKALQRHLTAKGASKVLLTAPGKGIPNIVHGVNHLDNDPDKVDIFSAASCTTNAITPVLKVIEDSLGVKHGHLETIHAYTNDQNLVDNMHKKYRRGRAAALNMVITETGAGSAVSKALPSFEGKLTSNAIRVPVPNGSLAILNLTLEKKTTAAKLNKILRKAALEGALVEQIKYSLNNELVSSDIVGSSAPSIYDSNATIVNKNGDNAIIYVWYDNEYGYSHQVIRLAKYIAKVRRFTYY, encoded by the coding sequence ATGAGTTTCGAAGCCACCTATGAAAAGGAGCTGTCCTTCCAAACAGATCGCCGTAAGGCAACTGTTGAATTCATTAAGATTGTAAGTGATCTTTGGTACGACAAGAACATTGAATTGGTTCTGTTTCGCAATCCCTTGATCGATCAAAGTGTGAGTGAGATCTTGCGACTGCACGAATACGCAGGTGCCTTTGTTGGCAAACCTATCTCGATTTTCGATTCTGTAGAGATCGCTCAGGCGATCAAAAACATGAACTTGCCTGCAGCCAAGCTCGATATCGGAAAACTTACCTACGAGTACCATATGGAAGACGGTACTACAAGAAATGCGCCCGCCTTTGTGCACAACAAACTAAAAGATGCCAAGAACGGACACAGTATAGAACCTAAAGATGTTGTTCTTTACGGTTTTGGACGTATTGGTAGACTCCTGGCTCGAATTCTTATGAGTCGTACCGGCGACGGTTCACAACTTCGCTTGCGCGCCATCGTTACCCGAGGTGCTGTAGACAGAACAGTACTTGAAAAACGCGCTTCACTTTTACAATACGACTCCGTTCACGGAGATTTTCCTGGAACGGTACAGATTGACGAAGCGAACAATGCTCTTGTAATAAACGGGACCACAGTTCACATGATCTCTGCCAACGGCCCAGAAGAGATAGACTATACAGCTTACGGAATAAAAGATGCATTGGTGATGGACAACACTGGCGCCTTTAGAGACGATAAGGCCCTACAGCGTCACTTGACTGCCAAAGGAGCTTCTAAGGTATTGCTTACCGCACCTGGCAAAGGAATTCCAAACATAGTTCACGGAGTGAATCACTTGGACAACGATCCCGATAAAGTAGATATCTTCTCCGCAGCAAGCTGTACTACCAATGCCATTACACCTGTGCTTAAGGTTATAGAAGACAGCTTAGGAGTTAAACACGGCCATTTAGAGACCATCCACGCATACACGAACGACCAGAATCTGGTAGACAATATGCACAAGAAATACCGTCGTGGGCGTGCAGCAGCTTTGAACATGGTGATCACAGAAACCGGTGCTGGAAGCGCTGTTTCTAAAGCACTACCTTCTTTTGAAGGAAAATTGACCTCCAATGCGATCCGCGTTCCGGTACCCAACGGTTCATTGGCTATCTTAAACCTCACACTGGAGAAAAAGACCACCGCTGCCAAGCTGAATAAGATCTTAAGAAAGGCAGCCTTAGAAGGAGCTTTGGTAGAACAGATCAAATACTCTCTAAACAACGAGTTGGTATCTTCTGATATCGTTGGCTCCTCTGCCCCATCCATTTATGACAGCAACGCTACCATCGTAAACAAAAACGGTGACAATGCTATTATATATGTGTGGTATGATAATGAATACGGCTACAGCCATCAGGTGATTCGCCTGGCAAAATATATTGCCAAGGTGAGACGATTCACCTACTACTAG
- a CDS encoding trypsin-like peptidase domain-containing protein, with the protein MKKNLTLFAVALLAGMVTLGGYKLLEDEKQVVLTQTQQEVPFVNTSFTNPSNPALAFDFTQAAETSVNAVVHVKNTTISKGPTNIMEFFYGGGAAREMVGTGSGVIISADGYIVTNNHVIENASELEVTLNDNRAYPAELIGTDPNTDIALIKIQTEDNLPYLAFGDSNEVKVGEWVLAVGNPFNLTSTVTAGIVSAKSRDLNQFGSNTQSFIQTDAAVNRGNSGGALVNVRGELIGINTAITSQTGSYVGYSFAVPSNNAKKVIEDILEFGFVQRGILGIRGLDVADAAKKLPDVSETEGVYVSTVEVGSGADLGGIQQGDIIKEIDGISINKFTDLVGYVGSKRPNDIVNVTIIRDGDTETVPVTLVKLETYQIEDLGLEVKNTTKKKLREFNTSYGVSVNRVLTRDMGKFDWDDVIITKINDEPVKDIEDVRRIIEAKDNSQPFSLTMVDRSGEVNKFIIR; encoded by the coding sequence ATGAAGAAAAACCTAACCCTATTTGCCGTCGCTCTACTTGCCGGTATGGTAACGTTGGGCGGATACAAATTATTGGAAGACGAAAAACAAGTTGTGCTGACCCAAACACAACAAGAGGTACCATTTGTGAATACCTCCTTTACAAATCCGAGCAATCCTGCGCTCGCCTTTGATTTTACGCAAGCTGCAGAAACCTCCGTAAATGCAGTGGTACACGTTAAGAACACGACCATTAGTAAAGGCCCTACTAACATTATGGAATTCTTTTACGGCGGCGGAGCGGCCCGAGAAATGGTTGGAACCGGAAGTGGTGTGATCATTTCTGCGGATGGTTATATAGTGACCAACAATCATGTTATTGAGAATGCCTCAGAGCTGGAAGTAACCCTTAATGACAATCGCGCCTATCCTGCAGAACTTATTGGGACAGACCCAAATACCGACATTGCACTGATTAAGATCCAAACGGAAGATAACTTACCCTACTTGGCTTTTGGAGACTCCAATGAAGTTAAGGTTGGCGAATGGGTATTGGCCGTTGGCAACCCGTTCAACCTAACATCCACAGTGACTGCAGGAATTGTAAGTGCTAAGTCCAGAGATCTGAATCAATTCGGATCGAACACCCAATCTTTTATCCAAACGGATGCTGCGGTGAATCGAGGGAATAGCGGGGGAGCATTGGTCAATGTTCGCGGTGAGTTGATTGGGATCAATACAGCGATCACTTCTCAGACGGGTTCCTATGTAGGATATTCCTTTGCTGTACCCTCCAACAACGCCAAGAAAGTTATTGAAGATATCTTGGAATTTGGTTTTGTTCAGCGAGGAATCTTAGGGATTCGTGGGTTAGATGTTGCTGATGCGGCAAAAAAATTACCTGATGTTTCTGAAACAGAAGGTGTTTATGTTAGCACTGTAGAAGTTGGTTCTGGTGCGGATCTTGGAGGAATTCAACAAGGTGACATCATTAAAGAGATCGACGGGATCAGCATAAATAAATTCACAGACCTAGTAGGGTATGTAGGCTCAAAACGCCCAAATGACATTGTAAATGTGACCATAATTCGCGACGGAGATACAGAGACAGTACCGGTAACCCTGGTAAAATTAGAGACCTATCAGATAGAAGACCTCGGTCTAGAAGTCAAAAATACTACCAAAAAGAAACTCAGAGAATTCAATACCAGTTATGGAGTTTCTGTGAATCGCGTACTTACCCGAGATATGGGGAAATTCGATTGGGATGATGTGATCATCACCAAGATAAACGATGAGCCTGTTAAAGATATAGAAGATGTTCGCCGCATCATCGAGGCTAAAGACAATAGTCAACCCTTTAGTCTTACCATGGTAGATCGCAGTGGTGAAGTAAACAAATTCATCATCCGATAG
- the dapF gene encoding diaminopimelate epimerase: MTVNFVKYQGTGNDFILIDHRHPFFNKEDAELISRLCDRRFGIGADGLILLETHPEVDFEMVYFNADGRPSSMCGNGGRCTVHFAKQLGIIGSKTRFMAVDGIHEASIENNWVALHMGDVRQIDTLTGAYFLDTGSPHHVQLCDAVDAVDVPYQGAKIRYGTYGQAGANVNFVNQEASDSFKVRTYERGVEDETLSCGTGVTAVALAMHHAGYTASNTVQIETPGGRLQISFTKQEEGYTNVVLAGPATAVFTGQWESNS; the protein is encoded by the coding sequence ATGACAGTGAACTTTGTAAAATACCAAGGCACCGGAAACGACTTTATCTTGATAGATCATCGACATCCATTTTTCAACAAAGAGGATGCCGAACTGATTTCCAGGCTTTGTGACCGTCGTTTTGGCATAGGTGCAGACGGTCTTATCCTGCTAGAGACGCATCCGGAGGTAGATTTTGAGATGGTTTACTTTAATGCTGATGGCAGACCAAGTAGTATGTGTGGTAATGGCGGTCGATGCACTGTGCATTTCGCCAAACAACTAGGAATTATAGGGTCTAAGACCCGTTTTATGGCTGTAGATGGCATACACGAAGCTAGCATAGAAAACAATTGGGTAGCCCTGCATATGGGCGATGTGCGTCAAATTGACACTTTAACGGGGGCCTATTTCTTAGATACCGGTTCGCCGCATCACGTGCAGCTATGCGATGCGGTTGACGCTGTGGATGTTCCCTACCAAGGCGCAAAGATTCGTTATGGAACTTATGGACAGGCAGGTGCTAATGTCAACTTTGTAAACCAAGAGGCTAGCGACAGCTTTAAAGTGAGAACCTACGAACGTGGGGTGGAAGATGAGACCTTATCTTGTGGTACCGGAGTTACGGCCGTTGCTTTGGCCATGCATCATGCAGGATATACCGCTTCCAACACGGTTCAGATAGAAACTCCAGGTGGCCGATTACAGATATCGTTCACTAAACAAGAGGAAGGCTATACCAATGTGGTGTTGGCGGGCCCGGCAACAGCAGTATTTACAGGACAATGGGAATCAAACTCTTAA
- a CDS encoding GNAT family N-acetyltransferase, which produces MGIKLLTDKVMLRALEPEDLDFLYKVENNTGIWEVSNTLVPYSRFVLKQYLEQAHLDIHTAKHLRLVICEPNNHNAIGFVDLFEFDPKNKRVGVGILVYEPQDRRKGFARAALELLLPYCFEQLGMHQVYANIGAQNAASIKLFESLGFSLSGTKRDWLWSSTGYTDELIYQIINEES; this is translated from the coding sequence ATGGGAATCAAACTCTTAACGGATAAGGTAATGCTAAGGGCCTTGGAGCCCGAAGACCTTGACTTTCTGTACAAGGTTGAGAACAATACTGGTATTTGGGAGGTGTCTAACACCTTAGTACCATATTCTCGTTTTGTACTTAAGCAATATTTGGAGCAAGCGCATTTAGACATACATACCGCAAAGCATTTGCGCTTGGTCATCTGTGAACCTAATAATCATAACGCCATTGGTTTTGTGGATCTTTTTGAGTTCGATCCGAAGAATAAACGGGTAGGAGTAGGGATCTTGGTCTACGAGCCTCAAGATCGTAGAAAAGGTTTTGCCAGAGCGGCTTTAGAACTTTTACTTCCCTATTGCTTTGAACAGCTAGGGATGCATCAAGTATACGCCAATATTGGCGCACAAAATGCAGCAAGTATTAAACTTTTTGAATCTCTTGGCTTTAGTTTAAGCGGAACTAAACGCGATTGGTTGTGGAGCAGTACAGGCTACACAGACGAATTAATTTATCAGATCATCAATGAAGAATCTTAA